The sequence GGCCGCGCCCATAAATATAAGGATAGTCTTGGGTTTTGCGATCGCTGCGATCGCTAACAGTCGGCAAATCAGGAGCATAAGGAATATCAAAGGCGGTGGGATGGGGTGGCAACTCTGTCACTACTTCAGCAGTTACAGAGAAATCATCGCGCAAGCCTATCAAGCGGAGATAGCTAGCCTCTGGAATTTCAAAGACAGTGCGATTTGGATCAACTCTTGTACCAAAGGGGATTGCTATATTTTGCCCGCCGCTAACTAGCCATACAAAATCAGGATCAAGAGGCGGGATTGAATTTTTCCCCGCAGGTAAAGTTAGCACTCGTGCATCTTGCCAAGCATTGCGAGCCTGCTGCGTAAAATCTTTAGGAGACTGAGCACGACGATCCATCTCGATCGCAAATAGATCAAATACTTCTGCTGAAGAAACTTGAGAGCTAAAAGCATTCTTAAAAGTAGGATAGCGATCGCAAAGCTGCCAAAAATCAGTTGCGTCTAGAGACAAAAAAGTACTTTCAACAGAGGCGATCGCCGTTTCGCAGGGCAAGTCACGGATCAAACTCGCCCATCCGATTACCATCCCAGGCTTGATGGTCTCTAGGGTCGTAGGAGATGTTGTTTTCGGCACTTGGGCTAGTAGCCTTGCTTGACCTTCCCATAAAAACAAAACTTGGGATGGCATGGTTTCACGACGCAAGATTATCTGCCCCATCCGATAGCGCAAAGGCTGAAGGCGATCGCTCAGTTCTTTCACAATCAAGTGATCAAGATTTTTTAATAAGGGAATACGATCAATGAGGTCTTGAATAGCATTAGTGTTGGTAAACATGTGATTTAATTCAATGATCTTAAAAAGAGAAATAAAGAGAAAAACAAGAGAGCTTAACAATGATCAAAACTTTTTCTGCAAAGTTTGTTCTTGCAAAAGTTCCTCAAAAAGTTGGTTGAGTAGGAGCTGCGTAGTTTGATCATCAAACTGAGCGGGCATAAACTTTTCTAGTCGTAAAATTACGAACCATTCTTCTAATGGAAAAGGTGAATGTATTTGCTGGGGAATGCTATGTCTCAATTTTTCAATGAGCGCTGAAGGGAGTTTATTGAGCAATAGAGGTCCAATCATGCCACCTGTTTGAGCTTCTACACCCTGAGAATATTGAGATGCAACCTCTGCGAAAGTCTGTTCGCCATCTTGAATCCGAAAGAATAATTCTTGTAAAAGCTCAGGATTTTTGTGGCGAATCAGCGAATAGATAACACGATCTAGGCTAGTTCTACGATTTAAAAATGTTGATTCGAGACGATTGCCCCAAGTCTGCTGCTTAAATTTTTCGATTTTAAACTCGCGTAGAGCGATCTCCTTAAGTTGTAGGTCAGTAAGACTATAAGCTTGACAATAATTTTGTATAGCTTCTTGTGAAATTAACTTGTAGCGCTGCTGAAATTGTTGCAAAGCAAGATTAATTTCTTCTGGCGCAATGGTAATGGAGGCAATCACGCGATCGATCGCTAGTTCTCGTTTAAAACTTGGCAACAAGCGATAGGTCGCTAAAAGCTCCCAAAAATTTCCTTCCTCAATTTTGAAATTATCAATTGTCAAGTAACCCACCATAATTTTGAGAGAAAATTATCACAATTCCAGCCAGCTATGCTGTAGTACTTTGCACATGAGAGTCTACTTGAATTCCTTCGGGGAGAAGGTAGTGGCTACAGAAATTCTCAAATTGAGCGCAAAGCGTTATAAATTCTTTATTTTTGCCGTAGAGTGAAATCTAAGTTTTACTCTTCATTACTGTATTTATAGAATGAAAATAACATTAAATTATATATATTTCAGGACAAGTGAATCTTGATTAACTCTAAGTACTTGTGCAAAATAAATTACACAAACCCGTAAAGTTGAGACCCTGCGGTGCTCAACTTTACGGGTTTGGATATGTAATTAATTATGCCTATAGCAATCCTAAATGGTTTGAGAGAGTGCGCCCCTTCGGGGCTCACTCTCTCAAACCATTTAATCTCACAAATAAAATAGGATTGCTATAGCTACTTAAATTATGACTAGCTACTGATAAGTAATTCAAATTATGAAACCAATTTGGGTTTGTCCAGATCCTGAAGCGTTGGACAAACCCAAATTGGCTTTTTAAAAGCTATCCGTAAGCGGACTTTCAAAAAACCAATTTTAAAAATGAGAATTGCTGAACTCTATAGTTTGCTTCTATATAGTTAAGTGATATTGTGTAGGTGTTCGTTCAGTAAGTAGTAAACGAGAGGGATTTGTTTGACTCAGTCAATTAATCTACCCAAGCTAGACGACTTTTTGCAAGAGCTTGCAACGATACAACAGCAAGGCTCAAAGCGAATTGCGTTTTTAGGTTCCCGCCATGTGCCATTAACTCATCAACTGCTGATCGAACTGCTCAGCTATGCCTTGGCTCTGTCTGGCAACAGTATTATTACCTCTGGAGCAACAGGTACAAATTTTGCTGCAATTCGGGGTGCTCTGCGAGCTGACCCAAACTTGTTGACCGTAATTTTGCCTCAAAGTCTTGATAGACAGCCCTATGAATCTCGTGAGCAGCTAGAAAATGTGATTCATTTAATTGAGCATGGCGAAAATGACACGCTATCTTTAGCTGAAGCAAGTAGTAGATGCAACCAAGAAATTATCTCCAAGTGTCAGCAACTAATTTGCTTTGCGTTTCATGGTAGTGAGACTTTATTGCAAACTTGTCAGGATGCTGAAGAGCAACGCAAGGTTGTAACTCTATTTTATTTTGATTAGTTGTATTAAGTAGTAGGGTGCGTTAGCGCAGCGTAACGCACTGTAAAAATTAGAGAGTGCGTTACGCTGTGCTAACGCACCCTACGGTAAATCTAAAATATATAAAAAAGCGTCTAGCGTTTTTTATATTCTGTTGATTGAATTGTTTATAAATGAAGATTATGAGTAAGACAATTAAAGGCAAAGTATTTGTCTTGGATGACAATATTGATACTGACCAAATTATTCCTGCGGAATATCTCACGCTTGTACCGTCAAAGCCTGATGAGTACGAGAAGCTTGGTAGCTATGCAATGATCGGACTCCCCGATCGCTATGATCGCTTTATTCCTGAAGGTGAAAGCAAAACGATCTATTCGATTATTATCGCGGGTGAAAATTTTGGTTGTGGCTCTTCCAGAGAACATGCCCCGATCGCACTTGGAGCAGCAGGATTAGATGCCGTAGTTGCTCAGTCCTATGCCAGAATTTTCTTCCGTAACTGTACGGCAACGGGTGAGTTATATCCTTGGGAATCAGTTGATTGTTTGGTTGATCGCTTCAAAACTGGGGAAGAAGCAACCATTGATTTTGATAACAATCAAATTATTAATGAGACGACTGGCGAAACCTTTGCGCTGAAGTCCCTTGGCGATGTGCGACCTGTTATTGATGCTGGCGGGTTATTTGATTATGCTCGTCTAACTGGCATGATTCCTACTCGTGTGTAAAATTTATGTCATATCACATTCGTATTCATGATCGCCAAAACGATAAGCTCTATGAAGCTGATATCCAAGGCGATCGCTATATTCTCGAATCTTTAGAACTGCAAGGCATCGATTTACCTTTTTCTTGCCTAAATGGTGCTTGTACAGCTTGTGCAATGCGAGTCAAATCAGGAAAAATTGATCAGCATGAGGTAATTGGTTTATCCAAAACATTACAGGATGAGGGATATGCGTTGATTTGTTCGAGCTATGCCCAGTCAGACTTAGATCTAGAAACCCAAGATGAGGATGAAGTCTATAAGTTGCAGTTCGGTAACTTTTTTGCCAAACGCAAGCGCCACTGGTTTCAGTTTGGTATTCCCATTGATCATGACTAAATTGTTTAAAGGGCGCAAAGCGCCCTTTAAACTTTGAATTATGCCGCACAGCCTATGAACTCTAAAGCAGGAAAAGAAAACGCAATCGCTAAATCGCCACCGCGTTTATTTATTTTGGTTGTGCTATTAGTTGCTTTTTTAGTGATTGCGAATATGGCGATCGCTTTTACGCAGCCCAAGGAAAAAGTAAATGGTGAGCTATGGATTATTAATCGAGTTGTCAGCGGACAAACGGTAGAAGCATCTGTGGTGAGTAATCCCAATATGACTGTACAACGAGTGAGATTATTAGGGATCAGTGCGCCACTCAAAGAGCAGTCTCCTTGGGGAGATCGCGCTCGTCAGCGTTTGTCGGATCTCATTAAAGAGCAGAAAGTAATTTTAGAGTTTGATGTTAAGCAAAAAGATAACTCTGATCGATTGCTTGCTTATATTTGGAAAGATAATTTATTAGTTAATCAATATTTGGTGTCAGAGGGACTAGCGATCGCTGATTCCTATTCGCCCAATGTAAAGTACGACGCAAGAATTAGTCGCGCCCAATCTAAAGCGAGATTGCAAGAAATAGGGATTTGGGACACACAAAACCCATTGCGTCTTAGTCCTAGAGATTTTCGTCGCCAGTTAAGTAATTAACTTTAATCCTAAAAATGGGTTTTGAGATAATTTCCTGAAGCGAGCATTATCTCAAAACTCAATTTAATATCGCAAATAGATCAGGATTGCTATCAGCAATTCTCATTATGAAACTGATTTTGGTGTTTCCAGCGCCAAAGGCGCTGGAAACACCAAAATCGGTTGTTTGAAAGCCCGCCAACGGCGGGCTTTCAAACAACCGATTTTGATAATGAGAAATGCTGGGATTGCTATAGCTCAAAAAACATCAGGTCAGTAGCTCAAAAATATTTATACGTCTAGTTTTTAAGAGTAATTTAACTTTCTCTGATAATCAACAAAATCGAGTAAAATATTTTGTGTTACTTAAAGCCTATAAGCAATCTTTTTCTATCTAAAAGTGCTGATAAATACCCACAATACTTGCTTACTACTAATCGGTTTTCAGAATGATTATTTCTCACCGAATGGGATTTTGCACGGTGTAGTTGAAGAATCTTCTAAAGTTACGAATGTATTATCTAATACACTTCATCTCCTAAATTGCTTAGAGCAAACTTCAGTTTTGATCGTAGAAACCCCAATCTTCTTTACCCCTGGGTACAAAGAAATAGTTGACCCGATTGGCATTCTCCAAACGATTAAAGAAGTAGGAGCTTTCCAAGAAGGGACTGAAGGCTCGCAAACCATCGATGAACTGAGTCAATTTCAAAATCGGATTTTGCGTATTTCTGGGAAACGAGGTTTTAACGCCTTTGTCAACACGAATCTGAACGAAGTACTGCAACAACATGCGATCACAAATATCATTTTGGCGGGAACCGTTACCTCTGTTTGCATTGATTCCACTGGGCGTTCCGCGCATGAACAAGGCTATCAGGTTACTATTCTCTCCGATTGCACCTCAGCAAGGACTGTGTTTGAGCAATCATTCTATTGCGAAAACATATTTCCTCTCTATGCTAATGTCATCACTCACACTGAGCTTTTAAGCCAGCTTGAACTTAGCTTATGAATCCTGATGAAATTACAGATGAACTTAATGTACAGATTCAGTATCGCTTGATGGAGAAACTCTCAGAATCAGAGCTACGTTATCGTGAGTTAGTTGAAAGCTTAAGAGAGATTATTTTTAAGTGTGATCCATCAGGGTGTTTCACCTTCCTCAACGGAGCTTGGACGAAGACCTTGGGGTATAGCATTGCTGAATCTCTATCTCGACCACTTTTCAGCTTTCTTGCTCCAGACGATCTTGTCCAAGGACAGCAATTGCTAGAGCAATTTCAAAAGCAGCAGGCAGTGATTTGTCAGGAACTGCGATTTCAACATCAGACGGGGGAAATTGTTTGGCTTGAATTGTCAGCTTATTTTAGTAATCAGAATGAGCTTGGGGGCTCTTTAATCAATATCACTGACCGTAGGCAGGCAGAAACTACTTTAAACGAAATCAAAGAAGCTCTAGAAACACGGGTGGCACAGCGGACAGCAGAACTCAACCAAGCTTTGCAAGATTTACATCGGACGCAGACCCAAATGGTGCAGACTGAAAAAATGTCTAGCTTGGGGCAGTTGGTGGCTGGTGTTGCTCATGAAATCAATAACCCAGTCAACTTCATTCACGGCAATCTGGCCTACGCAAATCAATACATCGCTACTTTGCTCAAGGCGATCGCTTTGTACCAGCAGCATAGTATTGGGCTTAATGATTCAGTACTCGCAGAGTTAGAAACATTAGATTTAGATTTTTTGGCGGAGGATCTAACCAAATTATTAGCATCCATGAAGGTTGGTTCAGATCGTATTCGCCAAATTGTTTTGTCACTGCGTAATTTTTCTCGATTGGATGAAGCTGAATTTAAAGCAGTCGATATCCATGAAGGTATTGACAGCACATTAATGATTTTGCAGCATCGCATCAAAGATCAAAATAATAATTCGGGAATCCAAGTGGTTAAGCATTATGGCAAGCTACCGATGGTAGAGTGTTACGCTGGACAACTGAATCAGGTATTTATGAATTTGTTGACCAATGCGATCGATGCCCTCGAAGAGATACCCTACCCGAAAAAAAATCATGAAGGTAATCTTCAATCGGCGGATTGGCGACCAACTATCGCCATTGGTACTGAATTAAAGCCTAGTGACGAGTTCCTTGACGTTGATTCGGTTGAGATTCGGATTAAGGACAATGGTATGGGTATGCCTCAAGATGTAATAAATCGTATCTTTGAGCCGTTTTTTACCACAAAACCTATTGGGAAAGGGACAGGTATGGGATTGTCGATCAGTTACCAAGTTGTGTCTGAACGCCACGGGGGGATTTTACAGTGCATATCACAGCAGGGGAATGGCACTGAATTTTTAATTCGGATTCCGATGATTCAGGAAGAAATTCCGACATAGTTCTATACCAAAAAAAAATATATAAACTAATTAGGGACTTGTGGCTTAATAAAGTACCAAATATAAAACCAGAATCGGTGGGGTGGCGAAGCCACCCCACCGATTCTGGAAAATCTGGATTGGTATTTTATTTTCTCGCAAGTCCCTTAGCTTGATCTACACATTACTTAGTATATTTTGCCAATAGGCTCACATGACTCATAAATAACATCTGAACGCATCGCATACTTTATTCCTCGCCGCACGGGACAACCTTCATGACGTATTTTATGTTGGAAGATAGCGACCATGCCACGTTTAGGGATTATCGTTTGTTCAATTTGCTCTTGAAATCGTGTTTCCCCACCTTCAAAGTCATCATTGAAATATACGAGAACGGTATGCAAAGTAATTTGATTCACTTTCGGACGATACCAATGATCCATATGTGGCTCAAAGCGCTGTCCCATGAGGTAGCGATACATTCTAAGCCGTTCATTGAGACCGACTAACTTAAGCGTATTAATTTGCTTTGGTAGATGAAGGTACAGACGACGAAATAATTCCTCAGCAATTTTGGTGTCGTCCTTAATAACGCGGTCTTGATCTCGATAGAGTGGATTATTAGTAGCAACCGTGGGAGACGAACTTTCAATAAACTCTATAAAGCGATCGCATTCTTCCTTTGTATAAACATCATCTACTAACCAGAGTAAAGGTTCGTTCTCAAAGCGCATGGGGATTTGCAATGGCATACAAGTCTACAGGTTAGATAATTTTGGCTGAAATACTAATGAATTCTCTCGGTTTAATTGTAATTTTGGGAGCAACGGCGACTGGCAAGACTAGTCTGGCGATCGCCCTTGCGAAATATCTAAATGCACCAATTTTGAGTGCTGATTCGCGACAAGTTTATCGCCATTTTGATATTGGTACGGCGAAACCGACGATGGAAGAACGTCAAGGTGTTCCCCATTACTTGATTGATATTATTGAGCCTGATCAAACTTTGACTCTTGCTGATTATCAAGACAAAACACAAACTTTAATTGCCAAGTTTCATGCTGAAGGAGTCACGCCTATTTTAGTCGGCGGCTCAGGTTTGTATATTAAGGCAATTACAGCAGGGCTAAAAATTCCTAGAGTAGCTCCACAGCCTGAACTGCGATCGCAATTTGAGGAATTAGGACAAAATTATTGCTATCAGGTTCTCCAACAAGTCGATCCTATGGGGGCTACCAAAATTCATGCCAACGATCAAATCAGAACTTTGCGATCTCTAGAGGTTTTTTATGTAACGGGGCAACCCTTATCAGTACAACAAGGCGAGCAGCCGCCTGATTATCCGATTGTACAAATCGGTTTGGATTGTGAGGATCTCGATGTTTATCGTAAGTTAGTTAGCGATCGCACCGAGCAAATGTTAGAGAATGGCTGGCTTGATGAGATTCGTGATTTACAGAACCATTTTGGTGCAGATTTACCACTTTTAAAAACTTTGGGCTATGGCGAAATGTCAGATTATTTAGCTGATAAAACAGATCTGGAAACTGCCAAGTTACTCACGGTTACTCATACCTGCCAATTTGCCAAGCGTCAGCGCACATGGTTTCGCGGTTCAGGTAATGGTGATTTACCAATACATTGGTTGCGATCGGGTAGTAGTTGGGAACAGGCGATCACACTCCTATAAAAAGCCTTGCTACGCAGGGCTTTTTATAGTTATAGTCAAAATATAAGAGTCGGCGCTTTGCGCCGACTCTTATATTTTGAGGATTTATGAATAGCAATGGATATATTATTTGATCTTGTCCATAATCGAGAAGATTGGTAAGTACATACCGACAATAATCGAACCAACCATGCCACCCAATACAACGATCATTAATGGTTCCATCAAACTTGTCAGCGCTTTTACCGCTTCTTCAACTTCATTTTCATAAAAGTCAGCCACCTTCATGAGCATCTTATCAATTTCACCAGTTTCTTCCCCGATACTGACCATTTGCAAAGCCATGACAGGAAATACTTCAGTTTTTTCCATAGCAGGAGCAATTTGACCACCTTCTCTTACCGCATTTCGTGCCGATTCGATCGCATTAGAAATCACCAGATTACCAGCTGTCTCACCAGTAATTTCGAGCGAAGCCAAAATTGGCACACCTGCACGCGAGAGTGAACCAAAAGTACGCGCAAATCGAGCCACCGCAGTCTTGACGACAAGATCTCCAAACAAAGGCAACTTCAAGAAAACGCCATCAAGGTAGAGTTGTCCAGCAGGAGTTGAGTAGACGCGCTTATAGACAAATACAAGTGCAAAAGCTGTAGCTGGAAGAATAAATATCTTCTCACTCTTTAAAAAGTTGCTGATATTCACCAATATTTGGGTAAATGCTGGCAATTCACCACCTAAGCTCTTGAATACACCATCAAACACGGGAATGATGAAAATACACATCGCTAAGAAGATGATCACAGCGATCGATGAAACTACTATCGGGTAAGTCATCGCTGATTTGATCTGGTTAGTCAAGCGGGCAGAATCTTCTAGTAATGTCGCTAGACGAGCTAAAACATCATCTAATACACCACCCGTTTCCCCTGCCTGAACCATTGCGCAATACAACTTATCAAATACTTTTGGGTGTTTACGCAACGCATCGGAAAAGTTAGTACCTTGCTGAACATCGTCAAGAACTTCGGTGAGGGCGATTTTAAGTCTTGGATTAGCGCATTGATCACACATTACGCCTAAACCTCGCACCATCGATACACCAGCATTAACCAAGGTTGCCAATTGTCTTGAGAACAAAGCTAAATCCTTGACAGTCACCTTTTTCATCGTGAAGGCTGCAAAGTCAAAACCGCCCTTTACCTCTTTAACATCTTGAACATAAAAGCCTTTTTGCTTCCAAGTATCACGAGCTTCTTTAAGAGATACCGCAACCATGGTTTGCTGGACTGCCTTACCTTTGGAGTCTTTGAGATTAGCCTGAAACTTCGCCATTATTGCACCTCTTTAATAAGAATTATGGATAAAAAACTATCTTGCTAGCCACTAATTGATCGCGACTTGATCATGTCTGGCGATCGCAAATCTCCAGTTGCTTTTCTCTTCATCACAGGAGCAGGGTTGGGACCAACCACGCGCAACAACTCTTCAGGGCGCGAAGTCTTAGACATCGCCGCTTCAAAGGTAATATCACCATCCATATATAACTTTGCTAAAACCGACTCAAGGGTTTGCATCGATTCTTTACCACCCGTTTGGATAAAGCCATACATCTGTGCAGTTTTACCTTCACGAATCAGGTTGGAAATCGCAGGTGTAACCACCATAATTTCCTGAGCCATTACTCGCCCAAATTGCCCAGGTTGAGGATTATGTCTTTGCACAAGGGTTTGGCTTAATACCGCGACAAGAGAGTTAGAGAGTTGCACTCGAATTTGACCTTGCTGCTCTGGTGGAAATACATCTACCATGCGATCAACAGTCTGAGAAGCAGAACTCGTGTGCAATGTCCCAAATACTAAGTGTCCTGTTTCGGCGGCAGATACTGCAAGCTGAATTGTTTCTAAATCTCGCATTTCACCTACGAGAATTACATCTGGATCTTCACGCAGAGCCGCTTTTAACGCATTAGCAAATGTTTTGGTGTCTTCTCCAACTTGACGCTGGTGAATCACACTCTTTACAGACTCATAAACAAATTCAATCGGATCTTCAACAGTGAGAATATGCTCAGCACGGGTTTTGTTGATCGTTTGAATCATTGCCGCCAACGTAGTGGTCTTTCCTGAACCCGTTGGGCCGGTAACTAGCACTAACCCACGAGGCTTTTCACTAAGTTCGCGCACAATTGGCGGTAAGTTTAGATCATCCATATCGGGGATTTTGGAAGAAAGCGCCCGTAGGCAAGCAGCATAGGTTCCCCGATCTTTGTAGACATTGACCCGAAATCTGGCTAGTCCCTTAACGCCATAGGAGCAGTCTAGCTCCCAGTTTTGTTCTAGCGCTTTGCGCTGATTGTTGTTGAGCATCGCAAAAATCAAGCGCTGACATTCCTCAGGAGTAAGCGGATCGCGATCGGTGCGGGTGAGGTGACCGTTGATACGAATATAAGGGGGTAGCCCTGCGGAGATGTGAAGGTCAGAACCTTTACGTTCTACGACCTCTTCCATCAAGTCTTCAATGATGTAGTCCATTACCATAGCGGGCTATTCTCCTGATCTAATCCTAGTAAATTCATGATTCCCTATGTAGCTGATAAAAACTACGTTTTGCACAAACTTTAAAAAATGCTCTAGTAAAGTTACCAGTATTTGAGCCTTGCACTTTGCACAAGGCTCAAATACTAATCTAGAAAGTTCTAGCCGTTGTGCAATAAGGGCATTCAATTGTTTCGGGTGTGAGCATAGCATCACAGTTGTCGCATTCCAGTCCTTTGCCTCGTCGGGCACGTTCTTCAGCTTCTCGCCCCTTGTCGGTATAGACGACTCGTAGAACTTCATCCAGTGTAGTTGCACCATTTCTGACAAGATCAAAGGCATACGCCATGAGGGTTTTCATACCTTCTTGGACGGCAATCTCTTTGATGACTTCAGTGGTTGCGCCTTTGTTGATGGCACTTTGCAAGCGTTCGGTCATTTTCATGATCTCGTACACACCTGCTCGACCTTTATAGCCAGAACCGCTACATTTTGGGCAGACTCGTTGGTTGGGAAGCATTGCTTCGCGGTTGACGACGTTAGAACGGTAGAAGGTTTTTTCTAAATCGCTACTAGGCAGTCCAAAGCGATCGAGTTCTTCTTGGCTAGGGTTATAGGGAATACGGCAGTTATCACAGACGCGGCGAAGTAGACGTTGAGCAAGTACACCAATAATCGCAGTACTTGCCATAAATGGTTCTACGCCCATTTCTTCGAGACGGGCAATACTGCTAGGTGCGTCGTTAGTGTGCAATGTGGTGAGAACTAAGTGACCTGTTAATGCAGCCTCGATCGCAGTTTTAGCAGTTTCAGCATCTCGTGTTTCTCCAACAAGGATTACGTCTGGATCTTGACGTAAGAAAGCTCGGAGAATACTGGCAAAGGTCATGCCCTTTTCCCGTAGCACTTGGCATTGGGTCAAACCAGGTAAGTTATATTCGACAGGATCTTCGGCTGTACTGATGTTGATACCAGGATCATTACATTCAGCAAGAGTCGAGTATAGGGTGGTGGTTTTGCCTGATCCTGTAGGCCCTGTAACCAAAATTAGTCCATAGGGGCGTTTGGCAAAGCTTTGCATCAGTTCTAAGCTTTCGGGATCGCTGATCAGTTTATTAAGCCCAAGTTGAGTGTTGGAGTTATCGAGAATTCGCAAAACTACTTTTTCACCGTTTTGGGTGGGGCAAGTATTCACGCGGAAATCTACACGCCGACCTTGGAAGTTGCGTTTCAGTTTTCCATCTTGAGGAACGCGCTTTTCAGCAATATTCAGGTTGGAAATAATCTTAAAGCGCGAGATTACAGCATTGACAATGTTACGGGGTAAGCGCTTGCCTTCACTCAGGAAGAAGTATTCGCGCAGTACGCCATCTTTACGAAGACGGATGCAAAGGTCTTTTT is a genomic window of Pseudanabaena sp. BC1403 containing:
- a CDS encoding GspE/PulE family protein produces the protein MNTSDQAPTTASGLKNRTKALAKRGGRTPFESRLIQAGHATTDQFDRAVKDSQEQNVPFISVLEQILGQQLAPDITRYYKRQQLFELRVLYGIEPIDPDVEIDKFDISTLSALLDSNIIPISSCRDCEILPLVKTENSITLALVSPDSYKVQNEIARLLKNITIVRRVISREDFHRTFDNIVQFQVNKSAKAEGAISDEDLQVKDDVFGEDITGADEGDELMVGGENSAPIISLVDKILVKALKEGCSDIHIEPQEKDLCIRLRKDGVLREYFFLSEGKRLPRNIVNAVISRFKIISNLNIAEKRVPQDGKLKRNFQGRRVDFRVNTCPTQNGEKVVLRILDNSNTQLGLNKLISDPESLELMQSFAKRPYGLILVTGPTGSGKTTTLYSTLAECNDPGINISTAEDPVEYNLPGLTQCQVLREKGMTFASILRAFLRQDPDVILVGETRDAETAKTAIEAALTGHLVLTTLHTNDAPSSIARLEEMGVEPFMASTAIIGVLAQRLLRRVCDNCRIPYNPSQEELDRFGLPSSDLEKTFYRSNVVNREAMLPNQRVCPKCSGSGYKGRAGVYEIMKMTERLQSAINKGATTEVIKEIAVQEGMKTLMAYAFDLVRNGATTLDEVLRVVYTDKGREAEERARRGKGLECDNCDAMLTPETIECPYCTTARTF